Within Ralstonia pickettii DTP0602, the genomic segment AACGACATGCGCCTGCACGGTACCGTGGCCGACAACGCCGCGGTCAATATTTTGTCCGGCGCGAACAACATCACGGACGGGGCTTTCGCGAACGCGGCGGGGATTCCAACCGCGATCCAGAACTCGGGCTCGAACGTGCTGATCCAGAACGCCACCATCGTCAACGTCCAGTTCAAATGATGATGCCGCTGCGAAGGTTGTTGACGTCTGTATCGTTTCTGCTGGCCGCGGGGGCTATCCCTTGCGCGCAGGCGGCCGACACCGTGCTCTACGGCCCGGTCGGCGAACCCTACAGCGTCAGGGTCACCAGTGTTCGCGAGGCGCGCTTCAAGTCCACGATCCGCCAGCAATACGATTTCAGTTGCGGCTCGGCCGCGGTGGCCACGCTGTTGACTTACCAGTACGGCCATCCGATGAACGAGGCCACCGTGTTCCAGAACATGTACCTCAACGGCGACCAGCAGAAGATTCGCGCCGAGGGGTTCTCGCTGCTGGACATGAAGCGCTTCCTGGCCGCGCTCGGCTACGAGGCCGACGGCTATGAACTGCCGCTGTCCAAGCTGGAAGAAACGCAGGTGCCCGCCATCGTGCTGATCGTGGAAAACGGCTATCACCATTTCGTGGTGGTCAAGGGCGTGAAAGGCAATCGCGTGCTGGTCGGCGATCCCGCGCGCGGCACACGCGCCATGTCACGCGAGCATTTCGAGACGATCTGGGACAGCCAGCTGCTGTTCGTGATCCATAACCGCACGGAGAAGGCGCGGTTCAACCTGGCTGCCGACTGGCGCGTCGCGCCAAGCGGCCCTTACTGGATGGGAGTCAACCGGGATAGCCTGTTCTTCACCGTCATGCCCAAGCATGGCGTTAGCGATTTCTGAGGAACGCATCATGTTGCAGACTTCCTTCCCGGCCCCAGCAGCCCCTCGCAGCGCCGTTTCAGCGGCCGTTGCCATGCTGCTGGGCGCCGGTATGGTCTGTGCCGGCGCGGCGCAGGCCAGCGATCTGCCACAGCCCGACGCCCTCGACGCGTCGGCGCTGCCGTCGCAGGCGGCCAGTTCCGCCCGTGACCCGGACCAAAACCCTCTGGCTGCCGCGCGCGGCAGCATGGCCGGCTGGAAACCGGTTGCAAAGGAGAAGCTCGACGAGATGCGGGGCGGCTTCGAGGTGCCGGGCCTGCAGGTTTCGTTCGGTATCGAACGCGCGGTGTACCTGAACGGGGCCCTGGTCGTCGCAACCACCATTAACATCCCCGATGTCGGCCGCATTACCGCCGACCAGGCCGCGCAGCTTGCCACGGCGCTCGGGCCCGCTATCGTTGCCAGCACCAATGCCGCGGTCAATAGCGCGATGGCGGCCAATCCGGTGACGGCTGGGGTTCAGTTGGGCGCGGATGGCGCGAGCGCGGGCAGTGCAGGCGCCGCGGCGTCGGCAAGCGGCGCAGCGGGCGCCAGTGGCGCCGCGTCGGTGGCGGCCAATGGCGGTGCCGCGGCCAGCGCCGGCGCGGCCGGGGCCAGTTCGAGCGCCAGCGGTGCGGCCGGCTTGCCGGGCACGACCGTAACCACGGCCACGGGCCAGGTGCTTACCAACGGGCTCCTGAACGTGATCCAGAACGGCCCGGGCAATGCGGCAGCGGTCGGATCGCTGGCGGGTACGCCCACGACGGTGATCCAGAACACATTGAACAACCAGAGCATCCGGAGCCTGATGACAATCGACGCAAGCGTGAATACGCTGCAGGCATTCCGGTCGCAATTGGCCAACACCGCGCTGAACAGTGCGCTGATGCGGGCCGCAAGCATGAGGTAGTCGTAGCGAGGCATGAGGCAGTACAGGTCGCAGACTCCTGCACAACAGTTTGCCGTCCCGGGGGAGGAAGACGTCATGAAGAAGCGGTCGATGCAGGGCATTCGCAATGCGGGATGCTCGACGTTACTGTTGCTCGGCGGTCTGGCGCAGGCCCAGACGCCGCCGGATGCGGGACCAGCCGCAGCCGGACTGGAAGCGCTGCAGAAGGAACTCGCCGACCAGGCCACCCAGCTCGACGCCATGAAGCGGGCGCTGGCCGAACAGGAGGCGGTGATCCGCGAGCTGCGCAACGTGATCGGCACCGAGGTGCTGGCCAACAAGCGCGGCGGCCAGCGCGCGGGGCCCGGCGTGTCGCCGTCCGACAATGCCACCAACGCCGCCACCGCGGCGGCCGCTGCCAGCGCCACGCAGTCAGCGCCCAACGCGGTCAACAACCCGCAGCAGATCATTCTCCAGCCACCGCAGGACATGGCCCAGGGTCCGCAGGCGGGCGAGTCCGCCGACGGGCAGACCGTGGCCCTGGAAGAACCCGTGGGCCGCCCGCCGGAGGAAGACCGCCGTCCGCCCGAGATCGCACCGATCATCGACCAGCCTGGCGTGCTGACCGCCCAGGGCAAGCTGGTGATCGAGCCCGGCTTCCAGTACGGCTATTCCTCCAATAACCGCGTCGCGCTGGTCGGCTACACGGTCATCCCGGCCATCCTGATCGGCCTGATCGATGTGCGCGAGGTCAAGACCTCGACCTACATCCCGTCGGTCGCGTTTCGCTACGGCTTGACCAAGCGGCTGGAAATCGAAGCCAAGGTGCCTTACGTGCATTCATCGGGCCAGACCGTCAGCCGCGAGGTATTCACCGGCACGGCCGTCGACCGCGTGTTCAATGCGAGCGGCAGCGGCATCGGCGACGTCGAAGCGACGGTGCGCTACCAGCTCAACTACGGCAATGAGAAGATTCCATACTTCGTCGGCTGGCTGCGCTACAAGTCCGCGACCGGCAAGGACCCGTTCGAGGTCGTGACCGATTGCGTGACGCGCTGCGTGGGCAATGCCACTGGCACCGGCCTGCCGCTGGGGCTGCCTACCGGCACCGGCTTCCAGGCGATCCAGCCCGGCATCACCTGGCTGCTGCCGACCGACCCGGCGGTGTTCTTCGGCACCTTCAGCTACCTGCACAACTTTGCGCGCGACAACGTGAGCCGCACCGTGCTCAACGGCGAGAAGGAACCGCTGGGCAAGATCGCGCCGGGGGATATCTTCGAGTTCAGCTTCGGCATGGGCCTGTCGCTCAACGAGAAGGCCTCGTTCAGTATCGGCTATGACCAGGCCATCATCTGGCCGACCAAGCAGAACGGCCAGACCGTGCCGGGTTCGGTGCGCGTAACCCAGGGCACCTTGCTGGTGGGGTATTCGTACCGCTTCAACAACCGCTATACGCTGAACCTGTCGGTGGGTGCTGGCCTGACCCGCGACACGCCAGACCTGCAAGTCAACCTCCGCCTGCCGATCACTTTCTGAGGCGCAGGCGCCGCAATTCCCTTCCTTGGCTAGACGACGTGACGTGTGCCCCGCCTGCGCGGGGCACACGTGCGCGTCACATCCGCGCGCAGCGTGTGTGCACGCGGAGAGTCGCCTTGCGCTTGCCCCATGAACGGCGTACAAAGAAATAACCCCGCGCCGCCAGCGGTACATTCCGGACCCAGGTTCACCCACACCAGCGGCCGCGGCCTGAAAAAGGAGAGAGACATGCGCAAACGCATCTTCTGGTTGTTGCCCGACCTGGCGAGTGCCCGCCGCACCATGGACGACCTGCTGCTCGCCCGCATCGAGAACCGCCACATACACTTCGTGGCGCGGGACGGTGCGGATATGACGGGCCTGCACGAAGCCAACCTGTTCCAGACCTCTGACATCGTGCATGCCGCCGAGATGGGCCTGGTGGTGGGTGGCGGCGTCGGCGTCGTGGCAGGTGCCGTGGTGGCAATGTTCCCGATTGTCAGCGACACCCCGCAGTGGGGCCTGGTCGGCGTGCTGGCGGTGCTCGGCGCGGTGTTCGGCGCATGGGCCGCGAGCATGATCGGCAGCTCGGCGCCCAACAGCCGGCTGCGCGCGTTCGAGAAGGACATCGAGGCAGGCAAGATCCTGCTGATGTTGGATGTGCCGCGCAGCCGTGTCGAGGAGGTCGAAACGCTGCTGCAGAATGCCCATCCGGAAGCACGCTTTGCCGGGCTGGATCCGGCGGTGCCGGCTTTCCCCTGATCGGCGCTGGTTTGCTTTGTTCTTGCTGTCCTGCATGTCTTTCCGCGCGCCCGTGCGGCGCGTTCTGACGCGCATCCTATAGCGCGCCCCTGCTCACGCCGGAACCGTCAGGCGGTTCCGGTGTGATGCTGCTGCAACAGCCCCCCTTCTCAGGTTTGCCCCGACGTAGCGCATGCGGTAATTTGCATGACGGCGCACCGCTGTGCTTCGCGCGCCGCGACACAACTATGAGATCAGCCCACAAGGGCGGAGGGGTCAAGACAATGAAGGCGAAATGGATCGCGTGCGGCATGCTGGCCGCCACGCTGGGATGGGCTGCGCAGGCGGCGCTGGCGGAACCGGGCGTGACACGCTCCACTATCCGCATCGGACAGTCCGCGGGCGTTACCGGTCCGGTGGCCGGTTCGGTCAAGGAGCAAATCGCCGGCGCGCAGGTTTACCTGCGCACCGTCAACGCCAGCGGCGGCGTGGCGGGCCGGCGCATTGAACTGGTGACCTACGACGACGGCTTCGATGCCAAGCGCACCCCCGACAACGTGCGCAAGCTGATCGACGAGGACAAGGTGTTCGCCCTCTTCATGGTGCGCGGCACGCCGCAGAACGAAAGCATCCTGCCCATCATCGCCGAGCACAAGGTGCCGCTGGTGGCGCCGCTCACCGGCGCCATCACGCTGCACCGGCCGGTGAACCGCTACGTCTTCAACGTGCGCGCCAAATACCAGGACGAGGTCGCGCGCGCGATCAACCACCTGGCCACGTCGGGCATGAGCCGCATTGGCATCTTCTACGCCGGCGACGGCTTCGGCAAGGACGTGCTCGAAGGCTTCAACAGCGCGCTGCAGGCGCGTGGCGTGCAGCCGGCGGCCACCGCAACCTTCGCGCGGCCGATGGGCGACATCAGCCAGGGCGTGGCCGCCATCCACAAGGCCAACCCGCAGGCGGTGCTGGTGATCGGCTCGGGCTCCGAGGCGGCGCGCATCATCCGCGAGCTGCGCGGTGCCGGCAGCGAGGCGCAGTTCGTCACGCTGTCCAACAATGCCGCCGATTCGTTTATCCGCGAACTGGGCGCGGATGCGCGCGGGCTGATCATCACGCAGGTGGTGCCGGGCACCAACTCCAGCCAGATGACGCTGGCCAGCGAATACCGCAGCCTGGCCAAGCAGCAGGGCGTGGAGCCATCCAACGCCGGCATGGAGGGCTTCATGTCGGCCAAGGTGCTGGTCGAAGGGCTGCGCCGCGCCGGTCCCGACCTGACGCGCGAGCGGCTGGTCAATGCGCTCGAAGGCATGCGCGACTACGATCTCGGCGGCATCCTGATCAGCTACAGCCCGACGCGGCACACCGGCTCGTCGTTTGTCGAGATGTCGATCGTCTCGTCCACCGGCAAGCTGATCCGCTGAAACGGCGGGGCGATTGCAGGCAGTCCGGGCGGCGCTGCGCTGCCCGGACTGCTGCGGTATATTCGCCCGCATGGCTACCTCTACTCCATCCCCCGATGCCGGCGTGCCCGACCGCGCCGCGCGTACCCAATTCTCGCTGCATGGCCGCGTCGCGCTGGTGACCGGCGGCGCGCAGGGCCTGGGCCTGGCGATCGCCGCCGGGCTGGCCGATGCCGGCGCGCATGTGCTGGTCGTGGCGCGCAATGCGCAGCGCGTGCAGGATGCCGTCGCCAAGCTGGCCGCGCGCGGCACCAGCGCCGAGGCGCTGGTGCTCGACATCACCGACGAGGTCGCGGTCGCGGCCGCGTTCGAGCGCATCGACACCACCCACGGCCGGCTCGACATCCTGGTCAACAACGCCGGCGCGCGCAATCGCAGCACCATGGCCGACCTGGATGCCGGCGACCTGCGCGCCATGCTCGAGACCAACCTGGTCGCACCCTATACGCTGTGCCGCCTTGCCGCGCAGCGCATGCGCCGCGGGCAGTACGGCCGCATCGTCAACGTCAGCTCGATCGCGGGCCAGGTCGCGCGCGCCGGCGATGTGCTCTATCCCGCCACCAAGGGCGGCCTGGACGCACTGACACGCGCGATGGCCGCCGACCTCGGCCGCTACGGCGTCACCGTCAACGCGATCGCGCCGGGCTACTTCGCCACCGAGCCCAACCAGCCGATGGTCGAGGACGAGAGCGTGGCCGAATGGCTGCGCCAGCGCACCTCGCTGGGCCGCTGGGGCCAGCCCGATGAAGTGGCGGGTGCAGCGGTGTTCCTGGCTTCGCCGGCGGCGTCCTATATCACTGGGCATGTGCTGGCCGTTGATGGCGGCTACCTCGGGCACTTCTGAAGCGCAGCCGGTTTTTCCCCCCTTCTACCGCGTGCGGGAGGGGCCGGGGGAGAGGGCGGGCGCCTGCGATGACGAGGCGAAAAAACAAAAGCGTACCCAATTCTGCGTACCCGATCCGAGGGCTGTCAGCGCCGCGCCGATGGCTTGCCGCCGCTATAGAACGCTTGCAGGCACTCGATCATCGCAGCCGCGGCGGCAGAGTCGCCGCGGTCCTTCATCCGTACCAGGCAGATATCGCGCACCAGTGACGGCAGCTGCAGCGGCCGGATCGCCAGCCCTTCGCGCCGGAACTGGAACAGCGCCAGCGAGGGCACGGCACTGACGCCCAGGCCGGCCTGCACCAGCGCCGCCACGGTCGCCAGGTGCTCTACCTCCATCACGCTGTTCAGGCGCAACGGGTGCAGCGCCGCATCCAGGTGCTGGCGCACGCTGGTCGTGCGCGACAGCTGGATAAACGGCACGCCCGCCAGCGCCTGGGGCTCGATGCGTCGCTTGCGCGCCAGCGGATGGTCCGCCGGGCATACCAAGTGGAAGGTGTCTCGCACCAGCGGTTCCACGCGCAGGTCGTCGTCCTGTGCCGGCGCCGGGGTCAGCGCAAAGTCGGCGCGGCCCTGTCGGACCAGCTCGATGCAGCCGTCGGCAAGCTGGTCAAACAGCTCCAGCACGATGCCCGGATACTGCGCGTGGAACTGCGCCAGCAGCGGCGGCAGGTCGCCGCCCGCCAGCGACGGCAATGCCGCGATCGACACGCGGCCCTTGCGCCGCTCGGCGTGCGCACGCAAGTCTTCGAACGCGGTCTCGAAGTCGGCCAGCAACCGGCGCGCGGTTTGCTCGAAGCGCACCCCGTCGCTGCTCAGCTCCACGTGCCGCGTGGTGCGCTCGAACAGCCGGCTGCCGGCCTGCTCCTCCAGCGTCTGCACCAGCGCGCTGAACGCCGACTGCGACAGATGGCAGGCGCGCGCCGCGCGGGTGAAGTTGCGGTAGGTAGCCAGCGCCACAAAGGCGCGCAGGTGCTTGACCGACAGGTTCATGGGCAAAATGCACTTATCCAGCAAGTCGATAGATTAATCCAAATAATCCATTTTTTGGCTGGACGTCGCCGCCCTAGAATGGCTTCTACCCCTGCTACCAACCTGCCCCCGACCATGACTGCTCCCTTGCTGATCGGATCCGGCGCCGGCTTCTCCGGTGACCGCACCGACGCCGCGCTGCCGGTGGTGCGCACGCTGATCGCCGCCGGCCAGCCC encodes:
- a CDS encoding peptidase C39 (K06992: K06992), with translation MMMPLRRLLTSVSFLLAAGAIPCAQAADTVLYGPVGEPYSVRVTSVREARFKSTIRQQYDFSCGSAAVATLLTYQYGHPMNEATVFQNMYLNGDQQKIRAEGFSLLDMKRFLAALGYEADGYELPLSKLEETQVPAIVLIVENGYHHFVVVKGVKGNRVLVGDPARGTRAMSREHFETIWDSQLLFVIHNRTEKARFNLAADWRVAPSGPYWMGVNRDSLFFTVMPKHGVSDF
- a CDS encoding acetate kinase, yielding MKKRSMQGIRNAGCSTLLLLGGLAQAQTPPDAGPAAAGLEALQKELADQATQLDAMKRALAEQEAVIRELRNVIGTEVLANKRGGQRAGPGVSPSDNATNAATAAAAASATQSAPNAVNNPQQIILQPPQDMAQGPQAGESADGQTVALEEPVGRPPEEDRRPPEIAPIIDQPGVLTAQGKLVIEPGFQYGYSSNNRVALVGYTVIPAILIGLIDVREVKTSTYIPSVAFRYGLTKRLEIEAKVPYVHSSGQTVSREVFTGTAVDRVFNASGSGIGDVEATVRYQLNYGNEKIPYFVGWLRYKSATGKDPFEVVTDCVTRCVGNATGTGLPLGLPTGTGFQAIQPGITWLLPTDPAVFFGTFSYLHNFARDNVSRTVLNGEKEPLGKIAPGDIFEFSFGMGLSLNEKASFSIGYDQAIIWPTKQNGQTVPGSVRVTQGTLLVGYSYRFNNRYTLNLSVGAGLTRDTPDLQVNLRLPITF
- a CDS encoding membrane protein; this translates as MRKRIFWLLPDLASARRTMDDLLLARIENRHIHFVARDGADMTGLHEANLFQTSDIVHAAEMGLVVGGGVGVVAGAVVAMFPIVSDTPQWGLVGVLAVLGAVFGAWAASMIGSSAPNSRLRAFEKDIEAGKILLMLDVPRSRVEEVETLLQNAHPEARFAGLDPAVPAFP
- a CDS encoding ABC transporter permease, which produces MKAKWIACGMLAATLGWAAQAALAEPGVTRSTIRIGQSAGVTGPVAGSVKEQIAGAQVYLRTVNASGGVAGRRIELVTYDDGFDAKRTPDNVRKLIDEDKVFALFMVRGTPQNESILPIIAEHKVPLVAPLTGAITLHRPVNRYVFNVRAKYQDEVARAINHLATSGMSRIGIFYAGDGFGKDVLEGFNSALQARGVQPAATATFARPMGDISQGVAAIHKANPQAVLVIGSGSEAARIIRELRGAGSEAQFVTLSNNAADSFIRELGADARGLIITQVVPGTNSSQMTLASEYRSLAKQQGVEPSNAGMEGFMSAKVLVEGLRRAGPDLTRERLVNALEGMRDYDLGGILISYSPTRHTGSSFVEMSIVSSTGKLIR
- a CDS encoding glucose-1-dehydrogenase (Converts glucose to D-glucono-1,5 lactone~K00046: idnO; gluconate 5-dehydrogenase [EC:1.1.1.69]), producing the protein MQAVRAALRCPDCCGIFARMATSTPSPDAGVPDRAARTQFSLHGRVALVTGGAQGLGLAIAAGLADAGAHVLVVARNAQRVQDAVAKLAARGTSAEALVLDITDEVAVAAAFERIDTTHGRLDILVNNAGARNRSTMADLDAGDLRAMLETNLVAPYTLCRLAAQRMRRGQYGRIVNVSSIAGQVARAGDVLYPATKGGLDALTRAMAADLGRYGVTVNAIAPGYFATEPNQPMVEDESVAEWLRQRTSLGRWGQPDEVAGAAVFLASPAASYITGHVLAVDGGYLGHF
- a CDS encoding LysR family transcriptional regulator, yielding MNLSVKHLRAFVALATYRNFTRAARACHLSQSAFSALVQTLEEQAGSRLFERTTRHVELSSDGVRFEQTARRLLADFETAFEDLRAHAERRKGRVSIAALPSLAGGDLPPLLAQFHAQYPGIVLELFDQLADGCIELVRQGRADFALTPAPAQDDDLRVEPLVRDTFHLVCPADHPLARKRRIEPQALAGVPFIQLSRTTSVRQHLDAALHPLRLNSVMEVEHLATVAALVQAGLGVSAVPSLALFQFRREGLAIRPLQLPSLVRDICLVRMKDRGDSAAAAAMIECLQAFYSGGKPSARR